The following coding sequences lie in one Numida meleagris isolate 19003 breed g44 Domestic line chromosome Z, NumMel1.0, whole genome shotgun sequence genomic window:
- the GPBP1 gene encoding vasculin isoform X2 — MLVIKKGSTKELQISGFPVVGSLHSQPVKNGTGTSVYKGLVPKPATPPAKHTQWKNQAKENKLVNPFPHESSYGSGNFSPFKSTAKAFPVSQNAVRECNRSNSSSPVDKVGQPRLTKLTRMRTDKKSEFLKALKRDRVEEEHEDENTGQEKDDDSLNLHNSNSPHHDRDINRNFENEIPQENGNASVTSQQVIRSSAFPQADILSSSLEAEHRLLKEMGWQEDSENDEIYAPLTEDEMREFQVISEQLRKNGLRKNGILKNGLICNLKFSPWKNSTFKPALENEDSETSSSDTSDDDDV, encoded by the exons ATGCTCGTCATTAAAAAGGGCAGTACAAAAGAATTGCAGATATCTGGATTCCCTGTAGTAGGAAGTCTCCATTCACAGCCAGTAAAAAATGGTACTGGCACAAGTGTTTATAAAGGATTAGTCCCTAAACCTGCCACTCCACCGGCAAAG catacACAATGGAAAAaccaagcaaaagaaaataaacttgtgAATCCATTTCCTCATGAATCTTCATATGGTAGTGGCAATTTCAGTCCTTTCAAATCAACTGCCAAGGCATTTCCTGTGTCCCAGAATGCAGTGAGAGAG TGTAATCGGTCAAATTCTTCATCGCCTGTTGACAAAGTTGGTCAGCCTCGTTTAACAAAATTGACAAGAATGCGGACTGATAAGAAGAGTGAAtttttgaaagcactgaaacGAGATAGAGTGGAAGAAGAACATGAAGATGAGAATACTGGGCAAGAGAAG GATGATGACTCCCTTAACTTGCATAACAGCAACAGTCCTCATCATGACAGAGATATAAACCgaaactttgaaaatgaaattccacAGGAGAATGGCAATGCTTCAGTTACATCTCAACAGGTCATTCGATCTTCAGCTTTCCCTCAGGCAGATATTCTTTCAAGCTCACTTGAGGCAGAGCATAG GTTGTTAAAGGAAATGGGCTGGCAGGAAGATAgtgaaaatgatgaaatataTGCTCCACTAACAGAAGATGAGATGAGGGAATTCCAAGTCATTAGTGAACAG ttaCGAAAAAATGGTCTTCggaaaaatggcattttgaaaaatggCCTCATCTGTAATCTTAAATTTAGCCCCTGGAAAAACAGCACTTTCAAACCTGCTCTGGAGAATGAAGATTCTGAAACAAGCAGCAGTGATACATCAGATGATGATGATGTATGA
- the GPBP1 gene encoding vasculin isoform X1 — translation MAQHDFAPAWLNFPTPPSSTKSSLNFEKHSENFSWTENRYEANRRRHNSSDGFDPNSGRPNGGHFGRKEKNGWRSQGRNGTENTNHRGGYHGGGSRSRTSTFHCGKSQGLHENNLPDNDTGKKEVKEVPKQFEAEDFPSLNPEYEREPNQNKSLAAGVWEYPLNPKSRSPRMLVIKKGSTKELQISGFPVVGSLHSQPVKNGTGTSVYKGLVPKPATPPAKHTQWKNQAKENKLVNPFPHESSYGSGNFSPFKSTAKAFPVSQNAVRECNRSNSSSPVDKVGQPRLTKLTRMRTDKKSEFLKALKRDRVEEEHEDENTGQEKDDDSLNLHNSNSPHHDRDINRNFENEIPQENGNASVTSQQVIRSSAFPQADILSSSLEAEHRLLKEMGWQEDSENDEIYAPLTEDEMREFQVISEQLRKNGLRKNGILKNGLICNLKFSPWKNSTFKPALENEDSETSSSDTSDDDDV, via the exons ATGGCGCAGCATGACTTTGCTCCAGCCTGGCTTAATTTTCCCACTCCGCCATCATCAACAAAG TCATCGCTGAACTTTGAGAAGCATTCTGAAAATTTTTCATGGACAGAAAATCGTTATGAAGCAAATCGCAGAAGGCACAACTCATCTGATGGGTTTGATCCTAACTCTGGACGACCTAATGGAG GGCATTttgggagaaaagagaagaatggtTGGCGTTCACAAGGCAGAAATGGTACAGAAAATACAAACCACCGTGGAGGATACCATGGCGGAGGTTCCCGCTCTCGTACCAGCACTTTCCACTGTGGAAAAAGCCAGGGACTGCATGAGAACAATTTACCTGATAATGATACTGGGAAAAAGGAAGTCAAGGAAGTACCCAAACAGTTTGAGGCTGAGGATTTT ccatctTTGAATCCTGAGTATGAGAGGGAACCAAACCAGAATAAATCTTTAGCAGCAGGTGTGTGGG agtatcCTTTGAACCCTAAATCCAGATCTCCAAGAATGCTCGTCATTAAAAAGGGCAGTACAAAAGAATTGCAGATATCTGGATTCCCTGTAGTAGGAAGTCTCCATTCACAGCCAGTAAAAAATGGTACTGGCACAAGTGTTTATAAAGGATTAGTCCCTAAACCTGCCACTCCACCGGCAAAG catacACAATGGAAAAaccaagcaaaagaaaataaacttgtgAATCCATTTCCTCATGAATCTTCATATGGTAGTGGCAATTTCAGTCCTTTCAAATCAACTGCCAAGGCATTTCCTGTGTCCCAGAATGCAGTGAGAGAG TGTAATCGGTCAAATTCTTCATCGCCTGTTGACAAAGTTGGTCAGCCTCGTTTAACAAAATTGACAAGAATGCGGACTGATAAGAAGAGTGAAtttttgaaagcactgaaacGAGATAGAGTGGAAGAAGAACATGAAGATGAGAATACTGGGCAAGAGAAG GATGATGACTCCCTTAACTTGCATAACAGCAACAGTCCTCATCATGACAGAGATATAAACCgaaactttgaaaatgaaattccacAGGAGAATGGCAATGCTTCAGTTACATCTCAACAGGTCATTCGATCTTCAGCTTTCCCTCAGGCAGATATTCTTTCAAGCTCACTTGAGGCAGAGCATAG GTTGTTAAAGGAAATGGGCTGGCAGGAAGATAgtgaaaatgatgaaatataTGCTCCACTAACAGAAGATGAGATGAGGGAATTCCAAGTCATTAGTGAACAG ttaCGAAAAAATGGTCTTCggaaaaatggcattttgaaaaatggCCTCATCTGTAATCTTAAATTTAGCCCCTGGAAAAACAGCACTTTCAAACCTGCTCTGGAGAATGAAGATTCTGAAACAAGCAGCAGTGATACATCAGATGATGATGATGTATGA